The Chthoniobacterales bacterium genome includes a window with the following:
- the lysS gene encoding lysine--tRNA ligase, with the protein MSDANSLTAVRLQKREELEARGMRPYGAAFPVTGDVGDVRASFSEGRKVRLAGRVTARRDMGKSHFLDLSDHSGRMQVYLQDKTIGDKGLAVYGMLDIGDFVGVEGECFTTKTGEPSLKADKFELLSKSLHPLPEKWHGLQDVEARHRQRYLDLISNAHAREIFRKRFAIIREIRAFFEERGFLEVETPMMQAVAGGAAANPFQTHHNALGLDLYLRIAPELYLKRLLVGGFTKVFELNRNFRNEGVSRRHNPEFTMLEAYWAYADFEMMAELVEELVCRVAERVCGGLRIEHRDGDGDVARVINLARPWRRAGYRDLVEEAEPGWFARDASGRRNRALELGLDISHCTEDYEVTQHVFEKLVEEKSIDPVFVTHCPKELIPLAKANAQDDSVLDVFELVMNGQEIAPGYSELNDPVIQRQRLLEQSGGEQHKIDEEFLQALEHGMPPAGGMGMGIDRLVMLLTGADSIREVILFPHLKPRAEA; encoded by the coding sequence ATGAGCGATGCAAACAGTCTGACTGCAGTGCGCCTGCAAAAGCGCGAGGAACTCGAAGCCCGTGGCATGCGGCCTTACGGTGCGGCATTTCCCGTCACGGGCGACGTGGGAGATGTTCGTGCTTCGTTCTCGGAGGGCAGGAAGGTGCGGTTGGCTGGCCGGGTCACCGCGCGCCGCGACATGGGCAAGAGCCACTTTCTCGATTTGAGCGACCATAGCGGGCGGATGCAGGTCTATCTTCAGGACAAGACGATCGGCGACAAGGGGCTCGCGGTTTATGGCATGCTCGACATCGGCGATTTTGTCGGCGTCGAAGGCGAATGCTTCACCACGAAGACCGGCGAACCTTCGCTCAAGGCGGATAAATTCGAACTGCTCTCCAAATCATTGCACCCATTGCCGGAAAAGTGGCACGGATTGCAGGATGTCGAGGCGCGGCACCGCCAGCGCTACCTCGATCTGATCTCCAACGCGCACGCGCGGGAAATCTTCCGCAAGCGATTCGCCATCATCCGCGAAATCCGTGCCTTTTTCGAGGAGCGTGGCTTTCTCGAAGTGGAAACGCCGATGATGCAGGCGGTGGCTGGCGGGGCGGCCGCCAATCCTTTCCAGACACACCATAACGCGCTTGGTCTGGATCTCTATCTGCGCATCGCGCCGGAACTTTACCTCAAGCGCCTGCTTGTGGGCGGCTTCACCAAAGTGTTCGAGCTCAATCGCAACTTCCGCAACGAAGGTGTGTCGCGGCGCCACAATCCCGAGTTCACCATGCTCGAGGCTTATTGGGCTTACGCCGATTTTGAAATGATGGCCGAACTGGTCGAGGAACTCGTCTGTCGCGTGGCCGAGAGAGTCTGCGGCGGGCTGCGAATCGAACACCGCGACGGCGACGGCGATGTGGCGCGCGTGATCAACCTAGCCCGGCCTTGGCGCCGTGCTGGATACCGCGACTTGGTCGAGGAAGCCGAGCCCGGCTGGTTTGCGCGCGACGCGTCCGGCCGGCGCAATCGAGCGCTGGAACTCGGCCTCGACATCTCGCACTGCACCGAGGATTACGAGGTGACGCAGCATGTTTTCGAGAAGTTGGTCGAGGAAAAGAGCATCGATCCGGTGTTCGTCACCCACTGCCCGAAGGAACTCATCCCGCTGGCCAAAGCCAATGCACAGGACGACTCCGTGCTCGACGTGTTCGAGCTCGTGATGAACGGGCAGGAAATCGCGCCCGGTTATTCGGAGTTGAACGATCCGGTGATCCAGCGGCAGCGGCTGCTCGAGCAATCCGGGGGCGAACAGCACAAGATCGACGAGGAGTTCCTGCAGGCGCTCGAGCACGGCATGCCTCCGGCCGGAGGCATGGGCATGGGGATCGACCGGCTGGTCATGCTGCTGACCGGGGCGGACTCGATCCGCGAAGTCATTTTGTTCCCGCACTTGAAGCCGCGGGCGGAGGCCTGA
- a CDS encoding MFS transporter: MRFFGTSGYPPGSLNVNGFSFFNALSFQIILGGPVILFAKSLHASSFVLGTIAALTPLLTVLQLVAARFLHRAGYKRFVLAGWGARTFFTLAVTLLPLVPGLSAGWRLTLLLGALFFFSLLRNFAAGAWLPWISVLVPANMRGRFLSRDHAFMHLGCLAALLVSAWIMAGSVEDGEYAAVFGIGFVAALVSLWFIRRIPEAHSHEEMRRSGIAVPWAAMLRYPPFARLLWFSTMYAAMIGSLGVFTVEFQIVRAKLAESTILLLGSFSFAGALAGLAVTAPSLDATGSKPWLRRAMHLMIAVIAGWLLLAGGILPCRPWLVGALNLLGGVAGAIFGVSSTRILLGSVPVMGRNHFFALFTVVSGLGLGFAPMFWGALLDAVGRLDFTAGPISVNRYTLYFAALVILGWWNQRLVARLHEGATDDTAVPPAEPMPVAPVE; this comes from the coding sequence ATGCGCTTCTTCGGCACGTCCGGTTATCCGCCGGGTTCGCTCAATGTCAACGGCTTCAGTTTTTTCAACGCCCTCTCGTTCCAGATTATCCTCGGCGGCCCGGTTATTCTTTTCGCCAAGTCGCTGCACGCCTCGTCGTTTGTCTTGGGAACCATCGCGGCGCTGACGCCACTGCTGACGGTTCTGCAACTCGTCGCGGCGCGCTTCCTGCACCGCGCGGGCTACAAGCGTTTCGTGTTGGCAGGGTGGGGCGCACGCACATTTTTCACACTCGCGGTCACCTTGCTCCCTTTGGTGCCGGGTCTGAGCGCGGGCTGGCGGCTCACGCTGCTGCTCGGTGCGCTTTTCTTTTTCAGCCTGCTGCGAAACTTCGCTGCGGGCGCGTGGTTGCCGTGGATCTCTGTTCTCGTGCCCGCAAACATGCGCGGACGGTTTCTTTCGCGCGACCATGCTTTCATGCACCTCGGGTGCCTTGCAGCGCTGTTAGTCTCGGCGTGGATCATGGCGGGATCTGTGGAGGATGGAGAATACGCAGCGGTATTCGGAATCGGCTTCGTTGCCGCTCTCGTGAGCCTGTGGTTCATCCGCCGCATTCCCGAGGCCCATTCGCACGAAGAAATGCGCCGGTCGGGTATCGCCGTTCCGTGGGCTGCGATGCTGCGTTATCCGCCGTTCGCCCGCTTGCTCTGGTTCAGCACGATGTATGCGGCAATGATCGGCAGCCTCGGGGTTTTCACGGTCGAGTTCCAGATCGTCCGGGCCAAGCTCGCGGAAAGCACCATCCTTTTGCTGGGAAGTTTTTCGTTCGCCGGTGCACTCGCGGGGCTGGCCGTGACGGCACCGAGCCTGGATGCTACCGGAAGCAAGCCGTGGCTGCGCCGCGCCATGCATTTGATGATTGCCGTGATCGCGGGATGGCTGCTGCTCGCGGGCGGTATCCTTCCGTGCCGGCCTTGGCTGGTCGGGGCGTTGAATCTTCTGGGCGGCGTGGCCGGTGCGATTTTCGGTGTTTCCAGCACGCGCATTTTGCTGGGCAGTGTCCCGGTGATGGGACGCAACCATTTTTTTGCACTGTTTACCGTCGTTTCCGGCCTCGGCTTGGGCTTTGCCCCCATGTTTTGGGGTGCACTGCTCGATGCCGTGGGGCGGTTGGACTTCACTGCGGGGCCGATTTCTGTCAACCGCTACACGCTTTATTTCGCCGCGTTGGTGATTCTTGGGTGGTGGAACCAACGCCTCGTTGCGCGCCTGCATGAGGGCGCGACGGACGACACGGCCGTGCCGCCCGCAGAACCCATGCCGGTCGCTCCCGTGGAGTGA
- a CDS encoding polysaccharide deacetylase family protein — protein MNTMRKLLFLACSVWIGALPPYLLRAEDIAIPYSGEAQSPSSTIEPAAPTPTPALPAPQLHPGGPMASPAINKSPEYAEMTPSPAASSESSGKLVRPGLFNSVYTSQKVVALTFDDGPHGQLTPKLLDILRAEDVPATFFVLGSNVSAYPDIARRIVNEGHEIANHSWDHPSLPKVSAERLDREIRRTSEIIEQTTGQKVTIMRPTYGALNERVQRSLINDYGLDVILWSVDPRDWKRPGADVVTRRLVTGAHPGAILLAHDIHPGTIAAMPQTISQLKAKGYRFVTVSQLLAMAEPPPPPTPKQDKTRDTAPRKPGQQTPEAPREGKGQS, from the coding sequence ATGAACACCATGCGAAAGCTGCTGTTCTTGGCGTGTAGCGTCTGGATCGGGGCACTGCCCCCTTACCTGCTGCGGGCCGAAGATATTGCCATTCCCTACAGCGGCGAGGCGCAGTCGCCATCATCGACCATCGAACCCGCGGCACCGACTCCTACTCCCGCGCTCCCCGCACCGCAACTGCACCCGGGCGGACCCATGGCAAGCCCCGCAATCAATAAGTCACCGGAATATGCGGAGATGACACCCTCGCCTGCCGCTTCCTCCGAATCATCCGGGAAACTTGTCCGTCCCGGACTTTTCAACTCCGTCTATACCAGCCAGAAGGTTGTCGCTCTTACCTTCGACGACGGGCCGCACGGTCAACTGACACCCAAGTTGCTCGACATCCTCCGCGCGGAAGACGTGCCCGCGACATTTTTCGTCCTGGGAAGCAATGTGTCAGCCTACCCCGATATCGCGCGGCGCATCGTCAACGAGGGTCATGAGATCGCCAACCATTCCTGGGATCACCCCAGCCTGCCCAAGGTGAGCGCCGAGCGTTTGGACCGCGAGATACGCCGGACATCTGAGATCATCGAGCAAACCACTGGGCAAAAGGTCACCATCATGCGCCCGACTTACGGCGCCCTGAACGAACGCGTCCAGCGCTCCCTGATCAACGATTACGGCCTCGATGTCATTCTTTGGTCGGTGGATCCGCGTGATTGGAAACGTCCGGGCGCTGACGTTGTCACGCGCCGCCTTGTCACCGGCGCCCATCCCGGCGCCATCCTTCTCGCGCACGACATCCACCCGGGGACGATCGCCGCCATGCCGCAGACGATCTCGCAGCTCAAGGCCAAGGGTTACCGCTTTGTCACGGTGAGCCAGCTTCTTGCGATGGCCGAGCCACCGCCGCCGCCAACACCCAAACAAGACAAGACCCGCGATACCGCTCCGCGCAAACCGGGGCAGCAAACCCCTGAAGCGCCGCGAGAGGGAAAAGGACAGTCATAA